GTTGTGCATCTTGAGTTGTGGTTTTCTTAccgtttttttctttctccattttgtttttccttttttcttttttgcgtCCATCCGTCCATCCGTGCGTCCATCCCTCCGTCCATTCGTCCTCATTCTCTACATCCTCCTATGCCCCCCCATCCCTTCAACCTAtccccctccccggcccctgccggTAGCCTCGccccccacccctctcccccCTGGGGGGCCCCGTACCCTCGGCATTGCCTAACGGACCCCCGTCCCCCCGCTCCGGCCGTGACCCCTTGGCCATACTGAGCGAGATCAGTAAGTCGGTCAAACCGAGGCTAGCATCCTTCCGCAGCCTTCGAGGCAGCCGTGGGGTAAGTGAGGCCTCGgggcaggaggaggtggtggcCCTAGCCTGCCCAGCGGCGGGTGGCGGGACCCTGGGCTCGCTTCCTCCCGCTGGCTGGGCCCCTCTTACCTGGTTGCCCAACCCAGACCTGCTTTGCTCTGTGCATGGCCTCGCTGCCAAGAACCATGGCTGGGGAAGGGAGTGAAATATCTCAGAAGGGTGCAGAGTCTGGCAGCCTAGACCCCTTGATCCCAAATTCAGCCGTCTACCCACCTTGCAGACAGTGGTGACCGAGGATTTTAGCCACTTGCCCCCAGAGCAGCAGCGAAAGCGGCTTCAACAGCAGTTGGAAGAACGCAGTCGTGAACTTCAGAAGGAGGTTGACCAGAGGTAAGGTGGTGGGGTAAGGGAGGACAGGCAAGGAACATGATAAAATAGTaaatgaatttcatttatttgtttattattttcttttatttcttttattatattttattttgtgacagggtcttactctgtcacccagactggagtgcagtgccgtgatcttagctcactgcaatctccacatcccaggttcaagcgattcttgtgcctcagcctgccgattagctaggaccacaggcacgcaccagctaatttttaaatttttaatagaggcggggtttccccatcttgaccaggctgtcttgaactcctggcctcagttgatctgcctgcctcagcctcccatagtgctgggattataggcatgagccactgccctggtCTGTGAATGAATGACATTTAAATGGTACTCAAAGATCTCCCCAGTAATCCCACAGCCCCGACGGTTTTACAGGTGATTCCTACCACACTTAGACAGTTacttcttggccaggtgcagtggctcatgcctgcaatcccagcattttgggaggttgaggcaggaggatcacctgagcctaggagtttgagacctgcctgggcaacagagtgagaccccatttctagcaaaaataaaaaaattaactgggtgtggtggtttgtgtctgtagtcccagccacttgggaggctgaggtgggaggatggcttaagcctgggaaattgagactgcagtgagctgtgactgcaccacttgcacttcagcctgggtgtcagagtgagaccctgtttcaaaaagaaaaaaagaaacagttacTTCTTGTCTTATACAAGTCATTCCAGCAAACAGAAAAAGAGTGAAAGCTGTCAACCTCTTTAGGCTGAAGAATCCTGATTCCCAAATCAGTGGCCAAGAATTCAATAAGATAAAATTGAGGGCTCATTTTACCTTATTTATGATCATAGAGGCAAAATCCTAGCCAAGCAAAtccagtgtttaaaaaataatacatcactttgggaggccaaggagggcagatcacgtgaggtcaggagttcgagaccagcctgaccaacatggtgaaaccccgtctctactaaaaatacaaaaactggctgggcattgtggcacgcacctgtaattccagctactcgggaggctgaggcaggagaatcgcttgaacctgggaggcggaggttgcagtgagtcaagattgcaccactgcgctccaacctgggcaacacagcaagtctctacctcaaataataataataataataataacgataataataataatacattagccaagcacagtggctcatgcctataagcccagcactttggaaggctgggtagaaggatcgcttgagcctagaaattcaaggccagcctgggcaacatggtaaaaccccatctcttaaaagaagaagaagaaacacccaaataaatttttttaaaaactaaaaaaaaaaaaaaaaatccaccattgGTTGGGTTTTATCCCAATAATGCAAAGATAGTTCAATATCAAAAAATGTGTCCACCTAGTTCACCACAGTAAttggctaaaagaaaaaaaagcagcataTGGTTATCTATTTAATAGCTCAAACACTTAAAATATTGACAATAAAAAAATctggcagattaaaaaaaaaaaatctttactcaCTCTTTCCAAGCAACAAAATCCTCTTCCCAGTCCTGTTACATAATAGGAATGATGTTTGCCACTTGCAAACAGGCAGCCAAATTATATTTTGCCATTTGCATGTAACGTCTTGGACAGAATGGCTTTTATTGGTGTAAAGTTCCATTCAGAACTCTCTAGTTCCTGAGTTTCTATGGTGGAGGGGTTAAGGGTGCATGTTCTAGAGTCACGACAAACTGGacttgatttccagcttcatctcagGTGTTGGGCAGCTTGTTTTACCTTTTAattcctcagtttctccatctgtaaagtggatcAGGTATTAGAACTGGAATgaagttggccgggtgcagtggtttacgcctgtaatccaagcactttgggaggccgaggcaggcagatggcttgaggccaggagtttgagaccagcttggccaacgtatggaaatcctgtctctactaaaaatataaaaattagccaggcatggtggcgtgtgcctgtagtcccagctactccagaggctgaggcacaagaatcacttgaccgcgggaggcacaggttgctgtgagccgagattgcgccactgcactccagcctgggcgacagagtgagactgtatctcagaaaaagataaaaaataactggAAGGAAGTTGAGCTCAGATCTGGTCTTTTCCAAAGGTCCGTTATAGTCATGACTACCTGTACATACAGACACAGAGGAAACAGGGATGAGAAACTAATGATAATGGTAACAGTATTTATTAGTCACTTACTGTATTCTAGGCACTATTTGAAACAGTGTACATGGATTTATTCGAATTTTCAAGTTTTCCTGAGAGATTGTATGCAGACTTAAGATCCTGTCTTGTTTAGtgttatatttatctttatttattttttccccagccCCCccgtttttttttattttttaaaaattattttgattttttactagagacaaagtctcataccgttgcccaggctggtcttgaactcctggcctcaagtgatccttccacctcagcctcccaaaataatgctgggattacagatgtgagccaccacggccagcccaGTGTTATATTTCTGATGCTTGGAGTAGGACCTGTATGCCGTAGATACTCAATATGTATATGAGTAATAGTGAGGACTTACTAGGTATCAGGCATTGTATTAATCCTCACAGTGACCCACATGAGATATTAGGATCATTATCTCCATTTCCAAAATAAGCAAACAGCAGTGGGGGTTCAATGATTTAAGCCAAGCTCACACAATTAGGAAATATTcaaactgagatttgaacccaggcagtcggGCACTAGTATTTGCATCCTTAACCATTGTCCTGCCTTGCTATTTGCTCCTTGATGCAAAACCcctgttttttgcttgttaaatcACATGGAGcccggtgctgtggctcatgcctctaatcccagcacttttggaggctgaggcaggaggatcccttgaactcagaagtttgagaccagcctgggcaacatagcgagaccccatctctactaaaaatttttgaaaaatcaggCAAGTGTGGTGATGCGGgtctatagtcccagttactcaggaggctgaggcaggagtatcgcttgagcccgggaggttaaggttgcagtcagccatgattgcaccaccgcacaccagcctggggaaagagtcagagcgagaccctgactcaaacaaaacaaaacaacagcaacaaaaaaactcACACAGAACTATGTTTTCCTGTCTATCCTGTCTCCCTTGTCATAGGGAAGCCCTAAAGAAAATGAAGGATGTCTATGAGAAGACACCCCAGATGGGGGACCCCGCCAGCTTGGAGCCCCAGATCACTGAAACCCTGAGCAACATTGAACGGCTGAAATTGGAAGTACAGAAGTATGAGGTCAGGAAAGACCCTGGGGAGGGGCGGGAGCCAGCGGGCCTGGCTGAGTCactgctgggtggggtgggggctcgGGGACAGGCGAGGTGTTCGGAGCGGGGGGTCTCCAGCTGTTTTCCATCACAGCCTTGGCTGTGCATGGGTGATCTCAGGGAACCTCTGGGTCCAGAGCGGGCTGACCCCGGAGCTCTGCCCTGGAACGATTTTCCTGTCCCCTCCTCCCAGGCGTGGCTGGCAGAAGCTGAAAGTCGAGTCCTTAGCAACCGGGGAGACAGCCTGAGCCGGCACGCCCGGCCTCCCGACCCCCCGACTAGCGCCCCGCcagacagcagcagcaacagcgcATCACAGGACACCAAGGAGAGGTGAGGGGTGACGCCAGAGTGGGTCTGTTCCCAGGGTCCCAGGAGGGCCTGTCTTTATCTGCCGAATTCTCCCCAAACAGCTCTGAAGAGCCTCCCTCAGAAGAGAGCCAGGACACCCCCATTTACACGGAGTTTGATGAGGATTTCGAGGAGGAACCCACATCCCCCATAGGTCACTGTGTGGCCATCTACCACTTTGAAGGTGAGAACGGCCAGAGTGGGCTTGGCGGGGGATGGGCGGCAGTGTCTCTGGCTAGGTTCAGTTTAAATTCGCCTAAAGGAGGTCCGGGCGGGTGGCTCaggcttgtgatcccagcactttgggaggatgaggcaggcagatcacttgaggtcaagaattccataccagcctggcgaacacggtgaaaccctatctctactgaaaatacaaaaattagccaggtgtggtggcgcacgcctgtgatcccagctactcaggaggctgaggcaggagaatcccttgaacctgggaggcggaggttgcagggagccgagatcgcgccactgcactccagcctgggcgacagagtgagactctgtctcaaaaataaaaaataaaaataataaatttgcctAAAGGAGATCTGggcccatccccacccccatcacAGGGTCCAGCGAGGGCACCATCTCTATGGCCGAGGGTGAAGACCTCAGTCTTATGGAAGAAGACAAAGGGGACGGCTGGACCCGGGTCAGGCGGAAAGAGGGAGGCGAGGGCTACGTGCCCACCTCCTACCTCCGAGTCACGCTCAATTGAACCCTGCCAGAGATGGGAAGAGGGGGGCTGTCGGCTGCTGCTTCTGGGCCACGGGGGGCCCCAGGACCTATGCACTTTATTTCTGACCCCGTGGCTTCGGCTGAGACCTGTGTAACCTGCtgccccctccacccccaacccaATCCCACCTGTCACTCCGGACGGACCCGCTGTGCCTTCTACATCGTTCCACCATTGATGTACATACTCATGTTTTACATCTTTTCTTCCTGCCGCTCGGCTCCGGCCATTTTGTTttatacaaaaatggaaaaaaaaaaaaaagaaattatataaagtTCCTGGAGTCGGTGTCTGATTAGAGGATTTAAATACTGGGACTGGAAGTATCTAACACCACGTTTCTTACAGGCCAcacagggaagggggaaggggaggtgaTCTTGGGCACACCTTGGGTCAACCCTGCCCCTTTCTGGAAGTTGGCCTATGTCATTGTCAGTGGGTGTCTGCTTGTGACTCAGGTAGGGAGAAGGAtaccaagtttcttttttttttttttctttttgagatagtctcacccagttgcccaggctggagtgcagtggcgtgcgtgatctcagctcactgcagactccatctcccgagttcaagcaattctgcctcagcctcccaagtagctgggattacaggcacacaccatcatgcccggctaattttttgtattttttgtagagacagggttttgccatgttggccaggctggtctcgaactcctgacctcaagtgatccatctgcctcggcctcctaaagtgctgggattatgggcgtgagccaccgcgcctggccaggacaCCAAGTTTCATTCCTTCTGAATGCACTGCAGCTTCTGAGAATGGGTAGCACTTATTGAagacctgctgtgtgccaggcatcctCCACCAGCGGTCTCATTCCCGGCCCCAGTTCTTAGAAAGTACACAGCCtcaacttttacattttttaaaagttttttatttttcagtttttgtagagatgaggtctcaccatgttgccctggctggtcttgaactcttggcctcaagtcttccttccgcctcggcctcccaaagtgctgagattacaggcctgagctgctGTACGGCTATGATTTTGTTAAAGGCagacacagagaggtgaagtcatCTGCTAGAAATCACGGCTTTTAAGAGGTGGAGTCACATTTGAACTCTGGCCTCTGATGCCAGATCTGCAGGTCACATGTTCACCAAGACCCTGGTGACCCTGACTGCGCTCCCCACCTCTTCTGTGAGGCACAGGGCAGGATTCCACCCGAGGCGTGAGGCGCCTGGGACGACTCCTTTGGTCTCTTCTGGGGTTCGCAAAAACCTGGGGGTCCCGGGTGTGAAGAAGGGTGTCTGCGCTCTCAGCGGTCAGGCTCCAGGCGCTGCGACAGGACGCCGAGGACGCGCTGGAACTTCTCAAAGCGTTCAGCGCGCGGAGCTCCCGCGCCCCGGCTACCCCAGAGCAGCCTCCGCACGAAGCCGGTGGTCAGGGCCTCCCTCAGCTCCGGGTTAGGCCGGAATCCTGGAAGCAAGGTCAGgtgggctgggggcggggcccAGGCGCCCGCCTCGCCCCTCCCAACCTCCCCGCACCTTCCTTTCCTCAGAGGACTTTGACCCAACAGGGGCCCGGGAGGGACCTGCCCCACCTGCCGGATGACTAGGCGGGGTCagaggggagggggcttccagctCTCTGCAGGAATGGGGGTGGGGTGCCTGAGGGGCTCTACCGCAGTGCAAGGGGGTGGCCTGTTCCAGGTGCCAGATCCTGGGGGTCCCGCCTTAGGGGCTGTGCCTGGACGTGGGGCTGCCCCGGGGACGGGATCCCAGCTTGTCGGGGAAGGTGGGGGATCTTGCCGGGTGGGCTGCCCTAGGATAGGAGGGAGGAGTCATTTTGGAGGGAGCAGGGCGTTCTTGGGGATCGAGATCCCTGGGGGGTGGGATCGTCTTAGGTTCTTAGGTGGGAAGGGGGAGTGGGGACCCCCGGAGGtggctctgggggcaggacagCCCGTTTTGAGGTGGACGGCCCTGTTCCTATCAATACAGCTGGATGCAGCGTTTGCTTGGGGTGAGAACCTTCCTGGAGTGGAGCCGTCCCAGTTTGGGTGGGGCTCCGGGAGGCGTGGCGAGAGGCTCCCCTCCTGGGACAGGCTGGGTTTGGGGGATCCGGTTAGAACCTGCAGGGTGCTCTGAAGTCTGCAGTCCAGCGCAGAGGGAACGCTCACCTCGCAGGCGCTGGGCTGCCACCTTGCGGAATTTGGGTGCGTCCCGGGCCATGTGACGCGCCCCGTGCAGGGTGCGCAACAGCCGCTCACAGCTCTCGTCCAGCGGCCCCGCGACTTCCTCGCCCTCCAGTAGGCGCACCATGGGTGCCACGTGTGGCAGCGCCACCTCGCCGGGGTCGCAGGGTCCTGCGGGGGGGGAGGGTCTGATCAAGGTTTGGGGCAGTAGATGGGGCATAGGGCGGAGACGGAACCTAGGACAAATGCAGGGGCGGGGCTTAGGACTGAGCGACAGCGGGGTCTGTGGAGAGAGGCCAGGACCACACGCCCCGTATGGAGGGCGGGGTCTGTGGCGAAGGGGCGTGGTCTAGGGAAAGGGGCTGGGACCAAGGCTGGTGGGGGGCGTGGCCTAGGAACAAGTCTCGTGTGGAGGGCGGGGCCTAGGGAATGGGCCAGGACCAACCCTCATGTGGAGGgcggggcctatggtgaaaggaCCGGGCCTAGAACAGATGCAGGGACTGGGCATAGGACTAGATTGAGTCCTGTTAAATTTGGTCTGGGCCCCCAGGGGATGCCAAGCCCCAGACCTTCACTCACCAGCGCCCTCATCCAGAGCCCGCATCAGCGGCTTCAGCTCCTGCTCAAAGGCCAGCGCAGCCTCCGTGTGGCTCCTTCGGAGCTGGCGCCACGTGTGCTCCAACCGGGACACCTGGGAGAAGAGACCTGCGCATGCCTCCTCTCCAGTCTTCCCAGTCACCCGCACTCCAGCTTCCTCCAGTCCCTGCTCCCCACGAACCTGGGGCATGAGCAGGGCGCCCATGACCGCAGCCAGCCCGGGCAGGTCCCCCGCCGCCCCTGGCCGCAGCGCCAGCGCCAGCTCTACCAGTCCCCTCAGTGCGGCTGCGCGCTCCTCCAGCGGCCCCGAGCAGCCCAGCACCGCCAGCGCCCCGGCCAGCGccagtgtctcatgcctgcagAGGCGGAGGGCAAGGGtctgggggaagtggggaggttTGTAATGCAGGGGTGAGGGGGGACAGGAGGTGGCATTGCCCCATCTCCCTTCTTCCATGGGGAGCAATGAGTGGGGAGCTGTTTGGAGACCTTGGGAAGTGGGGGGAATTGGCCTCCCCCAACCAAGATTCCAAGCTGCTGGCTCACCTCTCCAGCAGTTCCAACCTCAAGCGGTGTCCATGGGGAAGAGTGAGCAGCTCCAGGCCAGATGAGACTCCCATGTTGCCCCGCTGATCCCTGGTCACTCCCAGGAGGCCTGTGGCCTGCAGAAGGGAATGGGGAAGTCGGGTGAAGAGTGATTATGTAGGTATGGTTGGGTCTTGCCCTGGGCCTGGGGAGGAGCATCCCAGGAGGTGACCCACCTGGCAGTCTACCAATAGCAGGTGAAGGGCGGTGCTCCCAGGATGGTGCTCCAGGAAGAGGCCACGGAGAGTATGCAGGACTTGGGGTTCCAGGGGCCGATTCTGGGGCCCCAGCAGGCAGGAGGGGGCATCTCGGGGGCAGAAAGAGATCTCAGCCTGTGGTCTTGTAAAACATCtattctcttcctcctcatcttcctcggcctcccaccaTGGGGCCTCTGGCTCTGGGCAGCTTTGGCTCGGGGATGTTCCCTGGACACTGGGCACTCGGGGCACCAGCTCGCAGTACGTTGGGGGACGTTCAGAGGCATCAGGCAGTTCGAAGGAGGGTGTCCGGGGGGGCTTCGTTGGTGCCTTGGCTTGAAGCTGCCCATTGGAGGCCCTGAGACTGTCGGCAACAGTTCCCAGGGAAGCAGGGGCCTTCAGCAACACAGGGTCACTGCTCGTTCGGGGCAAGGCAGATACGGGCGTGGTGGAGGCTCCTAGAAGTCATACAAGAGGGGTCAATGGGAATACACAGAGAAGATTGCTGAATGGGCGGGGGTGAGAGCTTCATCGGCTACCACCCCACCTGATCCATCCACTCATTCCAATAATGGGGTATAACAACCTATCCAGGTGCAGTTTTGAATTTCAACCACCTCGACAGTAGAAATGTTACATGCTTACACATGGTTGGAAAACTTTGGCATCTCTATAGTTctgtaaattatgtttttaaaattttattttattttatagagatgggatctcactgtgttgcccaggctggtctggaattcctagtctcaagcaatccttcctcctcggcctcccaaagtgctaggatcacaggcatgtgccaccttacCTGACCCTATGAATTCTGAatactacattttaaatttgaattcttTGTTTTTGCCCCTCTGACGAAAGATGGTAAGCAGTGacccaacaaaattaaaaatttttttaaaaaaaggatgagcgtggtggctgacgcctgtgatctcagcattttgggaggccaaggtgagaggattgcttgaggctagggattccagaccagcctgggcaacgtaacaagatcttgtctctacaaaaagttagaaaattagctgggcatggtggcatgcacctgtggtcccagctacttgggaggcggaggtgggaggatcacttgagacagaggctgcagtgaggtatgactgcaccactgcactccagcttggatgacagagtgagaccctgtctcgaaaaaaaaaaaaagaggtatctatctatctacaatTAAGTATAGATATATCTCTCTATATCATATCTATAgagatagatatctatatattatataaatatataatatatatttaaattaagtatatgttaaataaaattaacattaaatgtaTGTTGCCCTAGATcctatatataattacatttacatatgatagatattttactttttttgtgatAATATATATCTCTCCATAGGTAtacctatataaaatatatataattaatatagatatctatagagagacagaaagtataaaaaattcACAAAGCTATGTATGGTATGACACTCAGATAAGTGTCAAAGAAACCAAGcttattaaactttcttttttcttttttatttcttctaaaaaaaaaacaaaaaaacaagatacacgtgcagaatgttCAGGTTGAGTAtccgtgtgccatggtggtttgctgcacctactgacccctcctctaagttccctcccctcaccgtAAACTTTCAAATGATGTCCTTTGTAAGTTGGTGGCATGTTGACCTCCTGGACTATTAGTACTTAAAACTGTACTAAGACTTTTGGGAGACTGTATTTACCATGCCTTTGAATAGGCTCTTTTCTAGGAACTTGAAATCATCCAACAGTGCCTGGCTCACTCTGAGTTAAGGTCCAAAGTGCTCACAGTAGCTGAAAAATCCGAGccccagggtctctctctctgactctgccCTCATTCCCTCTGCTTCAGCTACACTCAtctgtccctccttccctccctccctccctcccttccttccttccttttctttctttttcttgacggagtctcactctgtcaccaggctggagtgcagtggcgccatctcggcttattgcaacctctgcctcccgggttcaagtgattctcctgcttcagcctcccgagtagctgggaccacaggcaccaccacacccggctaatttttgtatttttagtagagacggggtttcaccatgttggccaggatggtcttggtctcttgaccttgtgatccgcccgcttcggcctcccaaagtgctgggattacaggcttgagccactgcacccagccctttcttttcttcttcttctttttttttttttaatttgagacagggtctcactctgtggcccaggctggagtgcaatggtgcgatcacagctcactgcagccttgacttcctgggttcaaggagtcctcctgcttcaacctcccaagtggctaggaccataggcgtgcaacaccacacccagctacccACTCATTTTTTGGTTGAATGAACAGCTTAAATTCTTGTTCTGACCCAAGAGCCTTTGcactccctcttcctcctgcctgcTTATCTCCCAGTTATCCACCTTGTTCCCTCCCtcatttctttcaattttattttatttttttctgcaatggGGCCTTTCCTGACTACTATTTAAAATTGCTTGCCCgggtacaatggctcacgcctgtaatcccagcactttgggaggtcgaggtgggtggatcacctgaggtcaggagttcgagaccagcctaaccaacgtggtgaaaccccgtctctactaaaaatacaaaattagccgggcatggtggcacatgcctgtaatcccagctactcgggaggctgaggcaggaaaatcgcttgaacccagaaggtggaggttgcagtgagccgatatcacgccattgcactccatcctgggcaacaagagcaaaactctatctcaaaaataaataaataaaaataaaataaaattgcaatatACATCTCCATCTTTATAGTCTCTATCTCCCttactctgttttttttgttttgttttgttttttttttttttggtttttttgagacagagtctcactctgtcgcccaggctggagtgcagtggcacaatctcggcttactgcaacttccacctcccgggttcaagcaattctcttgcctcggcgtcccaagtagctgggattacaggcatatgccactacacctggctaattttttttttttttttttttttttttttttttaagtagagatgggttttcaccatgttggccaggctggtgtcgaactcctgacctcaagtgatctgcccaccttggcctcccaaagtgctaggattacagacctgagccacctcacccttcccttactgttttttgtttgtctgttttttgtttgtctcttttttgagacagagtctcactctgttgtccaggctggagtgcagtggcgcgatcttggctcatggcaacctccgcctcctgggttcaagcaattctcatgcctcagcctcccgtgtagctgggattacaggcatgtgccaccacgcctggctaatttttgtagttttagtagagacggggtttcaccatgttggccaggctggtctcaaactcctgacctcaggtgatccacccacctcggccttccaaagtgctgggattacaggcctgagccactgtgcctggccttcccttactgttttaattttcatcttgaaGCAAACAAAATTGCCTTATTTTTGTGGTTCATGGTTTGTTGTCCTCTCGTAGACTGTTGGCTCCCATTGGGCAGGGATCTTTGTCTCTTTCTGGTTCGTTGATCTATCCTAGCACTCCGTGCAGGGCCTGGGATGCAGGGAGGGCTCATGTTGAATGGGGTTGGGAGAAGGATGGGAAAAAAGGGGCATGAGGGGGCATTCAGGTGAGTCCTCCTTTAGGTAAGACCGTCAGACTCAACTGCTTTGAGGAACTCACCCTGGATGGAGAGGAGCCACTCAGGAAAAAATTAGGGGAATGCGAATGTTCCCGTCACTGGTGGAAATGtaacatgcaaaggccctgaggaggAAATAAAAGCCTGAGGGTTCGAACAACTGCA
This portion of the Pongo abelii isolate AG06213 chromosome 20, NHGRI_mPonAbe1-v2.0_pri, whole genome shotgun sequence genome encodes:
- the SH2D3A gene encoding SH2 domain-containing protein 3A isoform X3 — its product is MQVPQDGEDLVGQPWYHGLLSRQVPPTAGPQHRLKAEALLQQDGDFLVRASGSRGGNPVVSCRWRGSALHFEVFRVALRPRPGRPTALFQLEDEQFSSIPALVHSYMTGRRPLSQATGAVVSRPVTWQGPLRRSFSEDTLMDGPARIEPLRARKWSNSQPADLAHMGRSREDPAGMGASTTPVSALPRTSSDPVLLKAPASLGTVADSLRASNGQLQAKAPTKPPRTPSFELPDASERPPTYCELVPRVPSVQGTSPSQSCPEPEAPWWEAEEDEEEENRCFTRPQAEISFCPRDAPSCLLGPQNRPLEPQVLHTLRGLFLEHHPGSTALHLLLVDCQATGLLGVTRDQRGNMGVSSGLELLTLPHGHRLRLELLERHETLALAGALAVLGCSGPLEERAAALRGLVELALALRPGAAGDLPGLAAVMGALLMPQVSRLEHTWRQLRRSHTEAALAFEQELKPLMRALDEGAGPCDPGEVALPHVAPMVRLLEGEEVAGPLDESCERLLRTLHGARHMARDAPKFRKVAAQRLRGFRPNPELREALTTGFVRRLLWGSRGAGAPRAERFEKFQRVLGVLSQRLEPDR
- the SH2D3A gene encoding SH2 domain-containing protein 3A isoform X4 — translated: MQVPQDGEDLVGQPWYHGLLSRQKAEALLQQDGDFLVRASGSRGGNPVVSCRWRGSALHFEVFRVALRPRPGRPTALFQLEDEQFSSIPALVHSYMTGRRPLSQATGAVVSRPVTWQGPLRRSFSEDTLMDGPARIEPLRARKWSNSQPADLAHMGRSREDPAGMGASTTPVSALPRTSSDPVLLKAPASLGTVADSLRASNGQLQAKAPTKPPRTPSFELPDASERPPTYCELVPRVPSVQGTSPSQSCPEPEAPWWEAEEDEEEENRCFTRPQAEISFCPRDAPSCLLGPQNRPLEPQVLHTLRGLFLEHHPGSTALHLLLVDCQATGLLGVTRDQRGNMGVSSGLELLTLPHGHRLRLELLERHETLALAGALAVLGCSGPLEERAAALRGLVELALALRPGAAGDLPGLAAVMGALLMPQVSRLEHTWRQLRRSHTEAALAFEQELKPLMRALDEGAGPCDPGEVALPHVAPMVRLLEGEEVAGPLDESCERLLRTLHGARHMARDAPKFRKVAAQRLRGFRPNPELREALTTGFVRRLLWGSRGAGAPRAERFEKFQRVLGVLSQRLEPDR
- the SH2D3A gene encoding SH2 domain-containing protein 3A isoform X5, producing MEKTLLANPGTTASCPARARKWSNSQPADLAHMGRSREDPAGMGASTTPVSALPRTSSDPVLLKAPASLGTVADSLRASNGQLQAKAPTKPPRTPSFELPDASERPPTYCELVPRVPSVQGTSPSQSCPEPEAPWWEAEEDEEEENRCFTRPQAEISFCPRDAPSCLLGPQNRPLEPQVLHTLRGLFLEHHPGSTALHLLLVDCQATGLLGVTRDQRGNMGVSSGLELLTLPHGHRLRLELLERHETLALAGALAVLGCSGPLEERAAALRGLVELALALRPGAAGDLPGLAAVMGALLMPQVSRLEHTWRQLRRSHTEAALAFEQELKPLMRALDEGAGPCDPGEVALPHVAPMVRLLEGEEVAGPLDESCERLLRTLHGARHMARDAPKFRKVAAQRLRGFRPNPELREALTTGFVRRLLWGSRGAGAPRAERFEKFQRVLGVLSQRLEPDR
- the SH2D3A gene encoding SH2 domain-containing protein 3A isoform X1; its protein translation is MQVPQDGEDLVGQPWYHGLLSRQVPPTAGPQHRLKAEALLQQDGDFLVRASGSRGGNPVVSCRWRGSALHFEVFRVALRPRPGRPTALFQLEDEQFSSIPALVHSYMTGRRPLSQATGAVVSRPVTWQGPLRRSFSEDTLMDGPARIEPLRARKWSNSQPADLAHMGRSREDPAGMGASTTPVSALPRTSSDPVLLKAPASLGTVADSLRASNGQLQAKAPTKPPRTPSFELPDASERPPTYCELVPRVPSVQGTSPSQSCPEPEAPWWEAEEDEEEENRCFTRPQAEISFCPRDAPSCLLGPQNRPLEPQVLHTLRGLFLEHHPGSTALHLLLVDCQATGLLGVTRDQRGNMGVSSGLELLTLPHGHRLRLELLERHETLALAGALAVLGCSGPLEERAAALRGLVELALALRPGAAGDLPGLAAVMGALLMPQVRGEQGLEEAGVRVTGKTGEEACAGLFSQVSRLEHTWRQLRRSHTEAALAFEQELKPLMRALDEGAGPCDPGEVALPHVAPMVRLLEGEEVAGPLDESCERLLRTLHGARHMARDAPKFRKVAAQRLRGFRPNPELREALTTGFVRRLLWGSRGAGAPRAERFEKFQRVLGVLSQRLEPDR